CGGCTACGGCCGCTGATCCCGGACCTCTTGTACGCGATCGATCGCCTCGCGCAGGTCGTGGATCCAGTCGTGCTCGTGCTCGCCGACCAGCCGCACGCACCAGGCCAGGGCCTCACTGCGGCTGCGGGCGATGCCTGCATCGATGAGGGTGTCGAGCACCTGCCGTTCCTCGAGTCGCAGGCGGGTCATGGCCGGTGCGTTCACCGTGGTGAAGCGGATCTCGTGATCGCCGCAGACGACGCCCCAGCTGACGGTGCGACGGAATCGGGCCTCGGCCTCGTCGGCGATGGCCATACGTTGCTCACGGGTGGCCTCGCGGAACGCGGCGATCTGTTGCTCGTGGCTGAGACCGGCGCCCGGGGGACCGAGGTCGCCGGTCACCAGTATCTCGTCGGCATCGTGGCGCACGGTCAGATCGCTGCTGAACCAGCCGTCGGGAAGTGCGTCGGCGAACCAGTCGGTCAGCGAGGCGCCGTCGACGGGTGGTGGCGGGGGCGAAGCCTCGCGGCGGGAGCGGGATGTTCGCGGTGGGGTCATGGGAATGCCGTCATGGGAATACGGGGCATCCTAGGAGGTTGTAAGCATGTAATCAAGCCGTCTCAGGAGTCTGTTACATGAGTCACGACACGCCGTCGACCGAATCCGACCCGACCCGTCCCGCCGGCGCGGTCCGCACCGTCCCCGTCCTTCCCACCAGCGGCGTGGTACTCCCCGAGATGGTCGTGACCATTCGCGTCGAGTCGGCCGAGGCGGCTGCGGCAGTCGCGGCAGCCGCCGACCACGACGACCATGTCGTCCTGGTGCCGCGCGACCTCGACGCAACCCAGGCCATCGGCACGCTGGCCCACATCGAGCAACGCGGCCCGCTTCCGGGTGGCGGCGACGGTCTCGTGATCCGGGGCGTCGGTCGCGTGAAGGTCGGCCGCGGTTCACTCGACGGATCCGGTGCATTGCTGGTCGACGCCACCGAACTCGACCCCGGCGAACCCACCGCGGCCACCGAGGAACTGGCGGCCCGGTATCGCGCCGCGGCCACCCGTCTCCTCGAGGCCGTCGGTGGTTCGCGGATGGCCCGACTGCTCCACGACGTCGGCGATCCCGGCGCGCTGGCCGACACCATCGCGTGGTGGCCCGAGCTCAGCGACGAACAACGGGTCCGGCTGCTCGAGACGGTCGCCACCGATGCTCGGCTCGAGCTCGCCACCGGGTGGGCCGAGGCGGCTGCGGCGGAAGCCGAGGTCTCCGGCGACATCCACCGGCAGGTGAGCGAGGACCTCGATGCCACCCAGCGCGAGGCGATCCTGCGGCGCCAGATGGCCGCGATCCAGAGCGAGCTGGGCGAGGGCGACAGCGACGGCGTCGGTGAGTACCGAGTGCAGCTGGCCGCTCGACGTGACGCGGGACTGGCCTCCGAGGTCGGCGACGCCATCGAGAAGGAGATCGACCGCCTGGAGCGGGCCGGTGGCCAGAGCCAGGAGTCGGGCTGGATCCGCACCTGGCTCGACACGATGTTCGAGGTGCCATGGACCGACCGCACCGAGGACGATCTCGACCTCGAACGCGCTCGCGCGGTGCTCGACGCCGACCACACCGGTCTCGACGACGTGAAGGAACGCATCATCGAGTTCCTGGCCGTGCGCCGGCTTCGGGAGGAACGGGCCGTCGATCGCGCCGCGGGGCGCGGCGGGACCATCCTGGCGTTGGCCGGTCCCCCCGGCGTGGGCAAGACCTCGCTGGGCCGCTCGGTGGCCCGCACGCTCGGTCGCGAGTTCGTGCGGATGTCGCTCGGCGGCATCCACGATGAGGCCGAGATCCGCGGTCACCGGCGGACCTATGTCGGCGCCCGACCCGGTCGCATCGTCCGGGCGCTCACCGAGGCCGGCGCCATGAACCCGGTCGTCCTGCTCGACGAGATCGACAAGATCGGCAGTGACTACCGGGGCGACCCGTCGGCTGCGTTGCTCGAGGTGCTCGACCCTGCGCAGAACGACACGTTCCGCGACCACTATCTCGAGGTCGATCTCGATCTGAGCGACGTGGTGTTCATCGCCACGGCCAACGAGATCGAACGCCTCCCGGCCGCCCTGCTCGACCGGATGGAGGTCATCCGTCTCCGGGGCTACAGCGAGGACGAGAAGGTCGCGATCGCCCGTGACCACCTACTGCCCCGCCTCTACGAAGAGAACGCGGTCCGGCCCAAGGAGGTCGTGATCTCCGACGATCTCGTGAAGACGATCGTTGGCGACTACACGAGGGAAGCCGGCGTGCGCTCGCTCGAACGGCGTCTCGATCGGTTGATCCGGCGCGCCGCGACCAAAGTCGCGACCGGCGCCGACGAAGTGATCGTCGTCACCGACGAGGAGCTGATCGACGCGCTCGGCCGGCCCGCATTGCGCGAGGACCCGGTCGATCGCACGGTCGACCCGGGCGTGGCCACCGGGCTCGCCGTCACCGGCGCCGGCGGCGACGTACTCTTCGTCGAGACGGCGGTGATGCCCGGCGACGGCGGCCTCACCCTCACGGGCCAGCTCGGCGACGTGATGCAGGAGTCGGCGCAGATCGCGCTGAGTTTCCTGCGGGCCAACGGCGAGCGGCTGGGCATCGAGCTGCCCGACGACCGGCGTGTCCACGTCCACTTTCCGGCCGGTGCGGTTCCCAAGGACGGACCGTCGGCCGGCGTCACCATGACGGTGGCGCTGGTGAGTCTGCTGAGCGGACGACGGGTGCGTGGCGACGTGGCCATGACCGGCGAGGTCACCCTCCAGGGCCGGGTCCTGCCCATCGGCGGCGTGAAGGAGAAGGTGCTCGCCGCGCATAGAGCGGGGGTCACCCACGTGATCCTGCCCATCGCCAACGAGGGCGATGTCGACGACATCCCGCAGGCCGTGCGCGATGACGTGACCATCCACCTGGTCACCCGGGTGGAAGAAGCCGTCGAACTCGCCCTTGTCGCCTGAGCAACGCGAGGCGTTGCTGAAGCGTTGCCTAGCGGCGGCTGAGGAGGCTCAGCACGTACCAGAACATCGTCATCACTGACGAGAAGAGCCCGAGCGCCGCGGCAACGTGGGCCTGCGACGGGTACTTCCGGATGATGGTCTGGGTCTGGTAGAGGATCGCCACGCCCGAAAGGGCGATCATGGCGACCGAGAACCAGACGCCGAGGTTGAAGCCGAAGAGGATCGCACCGAGGATCAACACCCCGGCCACGACGAATCCGTACATCACCATGGGCCGCAGGAACGAGAGGTCCTTGCGGGTGACGAAGCCGACCACGGTGAGGCCGGCGAAGGCGACACCGGTGATCAGGGCGGCGGCGGCCACCGTGGTGCCGCCGTCCTGTGTGCGAAAGACGTAGTGGAGCATCGGCGCGAACAGCACCGCGTAGACGAGGGCCGAACCGAACAGGCCCGCGTACTGCTTCTGGGGGTTGAGGAGGTCCGCTGCCGCGTTGGCCGCGATCCACTGGCCGACCATGAAGAGACCCAGGATGAGCAGCCAGGTCATGCCGCCGCCGCTGCTCACGAAATCGTAGATGCTCTCGGCGATCGGCGTATTGAGGAAAATCGCCTCGATGCCGGCGAACACGAGGATCGCGGCCATCAGGTGTTGGTACACCCGCACCACGAAATCGCCGCGGGCCTCGTCGTCGAGAACGGCTACCGGTCGGAGGTCGAGTTCGCCATAGGACATGTTTCCAGTCTACCGCTTGCGCGGGCGCACAGCCGTTCGGGACGCACCGCCGTTCGGGGCGCCCGACCCGGAGGTCGATCTCTGGAGTGCCTTTCTCGACCTGGCCCCCGACACGTCGCGATGCCGGAGTTCCGTGGCTGGAGGAGCCGGAGCGATTCGCCCTACGTCTACTCGTCCAACGCCGGGGCGCCGGGTGCCGAGGACTCCGGCGCCTTGATCACTCCGGCGTCCAGCAGGGCTCGTCGCTGTTCCGCGGTGATGCCGATCTCGGCGAGAACCTCGTCGACGTGTTCGTTGAGAACCGGGGCCGATGCCTTGAACGGCGGCGGCGTTGCGCTGAAGGTGGCGGACATGCGAGGGCTGCGGATACGGCCGGCCGTCTCGTGCTCCCACTCGACGAACGTACCGCTGTGCACGATCTGCGGATCGGTGGGCAGATCCTCCATCTGATTCACGTGACCGCACGGCACCGAGTTCTCGTGCATGCGCGGCAGGAGGTCGGCGAGCTTCCATTCGAGGAACGCGTTGCCGAGCAGTGCCCCGAGTTCCTCTCGATGCTCCTGGCGATACTGCGCGTCGCCGTAGGTGTCCATCCACTCCGGGTGACCGAGTGCGGTGAAGAGGCCGCGGAACTGCTCGTCGGAGATGACGAAGTAGACGAGGTGGCCGTCGGCACATTCGCTGAGTGTGTAGATCTGGCTGAGACGGAAGCTGGGCGGGATGTCGGGATCGAGCATGGTGTCGGCCATGCCGCCGTCGGGCCAGAGGAACTGCACGGCGATGTCGAGCATCGAGAGCTCGATGTGCTGGCCGCCCTTGCCTTCAGCGCGGGCGAAGAGCGCGCTGGTGATGGCGAGCGCGGCCATCCACGCGGCGGCCTTGTCGACCACGCCGTTGCGTACGAGATCGGGAATCGGGACCTGCGGGTTGACCTGCAGGGCGACATAGCCGGCCATTGCCTGGATGATCGGGTCGTAGACGGCCCGGTCGGCATACGGGCCGGTGGCGCCGTAGCCCGACATCGAGCAGTAGATGATGTCGGGATTGACGGCCGAGCTGCCGTCCCATCCGACGCCCAGGCGTTCCATCACGCCGGGGCGCATGTTCTGCACCACGACATCGGCGTCCTTGATCATCTCGAGCACGAGGTCGCGACCGTCTGGTTGCGCGATGTCGATCTGTATCGAGCGCTTTCCCCGGTTGTTGCTGACCACCGAACTGTTGAGTCCGCCCTTCGAGAACTGGGCGAGCCGGGTGAGATCGCCGAACGCCGGAGGCTCGACCTTGATCACCTCGGCCCCCAGGTCGCTGAGCAACATGCAGGCCAGCGGACCAGCGATCACTTGGGTCATGTCGATGACCTTGATTCCCTCGAGCGGGCCGGGCATCGGCACTCCCTTCTTCGGTGAATCGGACAATAGCGGGTAGTGTCGAATCGTAGTTTTGACCACGAGGTCAAATCGAAGACCAGGAGGCCCCATGGGCATTCTCGACAAGATCAAGGGCCTTGTGGGCGGCAACGCCGGCAAGGTGGAAGGCGCCATCGACAAGGCCGCCGACGTCGCCAAGGACAAGCTCCCCGATGAGCACGATGGCAAGGTCGACCAGGCCGCCGACAAGGCGAAGGACGTCATCGACGGCCTGAGCGGCGACGAGGCCTGAGTCTCTTCGTGTCGATGAACCGCGCCCTGCGGGGCGCGGTTTTTCGCGTCCGGCGGGCACACGCGTTGCCGCCGCTCGGCGGTACCGTCGACAGTCGGACGAGAGGGCACGAGCGTGGGTAATCCTTGGTTTGAAACGGTCGCAATCGCTCAGCAGCGTGCGAAGAAACGAATCCCGAAGTCGGTCTACGGCGCACTGATCGCCGGTTCCGAAGCCGGCATCTCGATGAACGACAACGTGACGGCCTTCAACGAGTTGGGTTTCCGCCCGGTCACCGCCGGCCAGGCGGCTGAGCGCACGATCGATGTCAACGTCATGGGCCAGCCGGCGTCGATGCCGGTGATCATCTCGCCCACCGGCGTGCAGGCCGTTCACCCCGACGGCGAGGTGGCGGTCGCTCGCGCCTCCGCCAACCGTGGTGTCCCCATGGGCCTGAGCTCGTTCGGCTCGAAGCCGGTCGAAGAAGTGGCCGCCGCCAACCCGCAGCTGTTCTTCCAGCTCTACTGGGCCGGTGATCGAGACTCGATGATCGCCCGCATGGAGCGCGCCAAGGCTGCCGGCGCGGTCGGCCTCATCCTCACCCTCGACTGGTCGTTCTCCCATGGTCGCGACTGGGGCAGCCCGGCGATCCCGCAGGCGTTCACCGTCAAGGAACTGCTGCCCCACGTGCCCGATGTGATCAAGAAGCCTCGCTATGCGTGGGAATGGGCCAAGTCACGTCAGATCCCGTTGCTCACCGTCCCCAACTTCGTCACCGGCGACGACGAGCCCCCGGTTTTCTTCGAGGCCTACGGCACCTGGATGGGGACGCCGCCGCCCACCTGGGACGACGTCGCCTGGCTGCGTTCGCAGTGGGACGGGCCGTTCATGGTGAAGGGCGTCGTGCGGGCCGACGAGGCCCGCCGGGCGGTCGATGCCGGCGCCACCTGCGTGTCGGTGTCCAACCACGGCGGCAACAACGTCGACGGCGCCCCGGCATCGATCCGCATGCTGCCCGAGATCGTCGCCGCCGTCGGTGATCAGATCGAGGTCGTCCTCGACGGTGGTGTCCGACGCGGCTCCGATGTCGTCAAGGCCTGTGCCCTCGGCGCCGACGCGGTGCTCATCGGGCGCGCCTACCTCTGGGGCTTGGCGGCCAACGGCCAGGCCGGGGTCGAGAACGTCCTCGACATCCTGCGTGGCGGTATCGACGCAACCCTGCGCGGTATCGGCGTCGACTCGATCGCCGACCTCACCCCCGACGACCTCATCGTCCCCGACAACTTCTCCCCACCCCCCACCTGACTCCCCACACCCCGGCAAATTGATGCGAGTTCACCACCTCAGCGGTGGTCAACTCCATCAAGAACCGCCGGGTGAGCTCGGCGAAGCGCATCGCGGACGGTCGCGACGAGCACAATCGGCCGTTCGTAGTACTGCTGGTAGGTGAAGGCGAGCGGTGTCCAGCCGGCGTTCACCACCTGGTTGCGCCGCGCCGGGTCCCGCTCGAACGACTCTCGGTTGAGGTGCCAGCGCACGCTCTCCAACTCGATCGCGACTCCCTCGGCCGGGTAGGCGAGATCGACTTCGGCCAGTACGACACCACCGCGCGTCGTGACCGGGTACTCGAACTCGGGTTTGGGAAGGCCGTGGTCGACCAGCAGACGAGCGACGTGTCGACTCCAATCGCTGCGTGGCACACCGATCTCACCGACTCGTTCGTCGAGCACGGCGCGCAGTCGCCCGCACCCGTCGCGTCCCTTCCGGGAGTGGCGGGCGAGCACGTGGACGAGATCGTCGAGGCCGAGACGTTTGCTCCTGATCAGCGAATCGATGA
This is a stretch of genomic DNA from Acidimicrobiales bacterium. It encodes these proteins:
- the lon gene encoding endopeptidase La; the encoded protein is MSHDTPSTESDPTRPAGAVRTVPVLPTSGVVLPEMVVTIRVESAEAAAAVAAAADHDDHVVLVPRDLDATQAIGTLAHIEQRGPLPGGGDGLVIRGVGRVKVGRGSLDGSGALLVDATELDPGEPTAATEELAARYRAAATRLLEAVGGSRMARLLHDVGDPGALADTIAWWPELSDEQRVRLLETVATDARLELATGWAEAAAAEAEVSGDIHRQVSEDLDATQREAILRRQMAAIQSELGEGDSDGVGEYRVQLAARRDAGLASEVGDAIEKEIDRLERAGGQSQESGWIRTWLDTMFEVPWTDRTEDDLDLERARAVLDADHTGLDDVKERIIEFLAVRRLREERAVDRAAGRGGTILALAGPPGVGKTSLGRSVARTLGREFVRMSLGGIHDEAEIRGHRRTYVGARPGRIVRALTEAGAMNPVVLLDEIDKIGSDYRGDPSAALLEVLDPAQNDTFRDHYLEVDLDLSDVVFIATANEIERLPAALLDRMEVIRLRGYSEDEKVAIARDHLLPRLYEENAVRPKEVVISDDLVKTIVGDYTREAGVRSLERRLDRLIRRAATKVATGADEVIVVTDEELIDALGRPALREDPVDRTVDPGVATGLAVTGAGGDVLFVETAVMPGDGGLTLTGQLGDVMQESAQIALSFLRANGERLGIELPDDRRVHVHFPAGAVPKDGPSAGVTMTVALVSLLSGRRVRGDVAMTGEVTLQGRVLPIGGVKEKVLAAHRAGVTHVILPIANEGDVDDIPQAVRDDVTIHLVTRVEEAVELALVA
- a CDS encoding Bax inhibitor-1 family protein, with protein sequence MSYGELDLRPVAVLDDEARGDFVVRVYQHLMAAILVFAGIEAIFLNTPIAESIYDFVSSGGGMTWLLILGLFMVGQWIAANAAADLLNPQKQYAGLFGSALVYAVLFAPMLHYVFRTQDGGTTVAAAALITGVAFAGLTVVGFVTRKDLSFLRPMVMYGFVVAGVLILGAILFGFNLGVWFSVAMIALSGVAILYQTQTIIRKYPSQAHVAAALGLFSSVMTMFWYVLSLLSRR
- a CDS encoding CaiB/BaiF CoA-transferase family protein; the protein is MPGPLEGIKVIDMTQVIAGPLACMLLSDLGAEVIKVEPPAFGDLTRLAQFSKGGLNSSVVSNNRGKRSIQIDIAQPDGRDLVLEMIKDADVVVQNMRPGVMERLGVGWDGSSAVNPDIIYCSMSGYGATGPYADRAVYDPIIQAMAGYVALQVNPQVPIPDLVRNGVVDKAAAWMAALAITSALFARAEGKGGQHIELSMLDIAVQFLWPDGGMADTMLDPDIPPSFRLSQIYTLSECADGHLVYFVISDEQFRGLFTALGHPEWMDTYGDAQYRQEHREELGALLGNAFLEWKLADLLPRMHENSVPCGHVNQMEDLPTDPQIVHSGTFVEWEHETAGRIRSPRMSATFSATPPPFKASAPVLNEHVDEVLAEIGITAEQRRALLDAGVIKAPESSAPGAPALDE
- a CDS encoding type IV toxin-antitoxin system AbiEi family antitoxin domain-containing protein, with protein sequence MFPPESLAQLMRDQHGVVSRSQARRLGLTDRQIDRRISGGEWIATHRGVYRHHIAPAGWHARVLAACLAFDALASHRAAARLHAVDGVTTPIVEVSVGHGRFRDPEGVHLHQSTQMRLAEPTTIDAIPVTGLARTVLDFAAVSSLIRTNGVIDSLIRSKRLGLDDLVHVLARHSRKGRDGCGRLRAVLDERVGEIGVPRSDWSRHVARLLVDHGLPKPEFEYPVTTRGGVVLAEVDLAYPAEGVAIELESVRWHLNRESFERDPARRNQVVNAGWTPLAFTYQQYYERPIVLVATVRDALRRAHPAVLDGVDHR
- the mftD gene encoding mycofactocin biosynthesis FMN-dependent deaminase MftD (MftD, an enzyme found in the mycofactocin biosynthesis locus, performs an oxidative deamination of 3-amino-5-[(p-hydroxyphenyl)methyl]-4,4-dimethyl-2-pyrrolidinone (AHDP). The resulting compound, now called pre-mycofactocin (PMFT), is a biologically active redox cofactor that can oxidize the non-exchangeable NADH of TIGR03971 family SDR-type oxidoreductases.), yielding MGNPWFETVAIAQQRAKKRIPKSVYGALIAGSEAGISMNDNVTAFNELGFRPVTAGQAAERTIDVNVMGQPASMPVIISPTGVQAVHPDGEVAVARASANRGVPMGLSSFGSKPVEEVAAANPQLFFQLYWAGDRDSMIARMERAKAAGAVGLILTLDWSFSHGRDWGSPAIPQAFTVKELLPHVPDVIKKPRYAWEWAKSRQIPLLTVPNFVTGDDEPPVFFEAYGTWMGTPPPTWDDVAWLRSQWDGPFMVKGVVRADEARRAVDAGATCVSVSNHGGNNVDGAPASIRMLPEIVAAVGDQIEVVLDGGVRRGSDVVKACALGADAVLIGRAYLWGLAANGQAGVENVLDILRGGIDATLRGIGVDSIADLTPDDLIVPDNFSPPPT
- a CDS encoding antitoxin — its product is MGILDKIKGLVGGNAGKVEGAIDKAADVAKDKLPDEHDGKVDQAADKAKDVIDGLSGDEA